CTCCTCAATGCCCAGCTATCTTCCTCATATCGATACGATAATCCAGGCCCCCATGACTGAGAGGATACCGCCAAAAATTACCCGCCGCGAAATGACCTCCTGTTTTCGGAAAAAAAGCCACGAGAAAAAAATGATGAGCAGCACCGAGAGGCGGTTTATCGGAATCACTTCGACGAGCTTTCCTGTTTTGATGGCGGACAGAAACAATACCCCGGCCATTGCGTTTGTAGCGCCCCCCAGCATGACAAAAATCGTCGGGCGGAGCTCCCAGGAGCGTGGGATTCCCTCCTTCGTGAAGGGGAGGAAGGCAAGAATTAGCACTAGCGCCGTTGAGGTGGATACAACCATGCCCACTGAGGCCGAGGGAAGCCAGAAGAAACCTAATTTCAAGAAAAAATGGGCGAGAGCCAGGCACAAAGCCACCGAGGCGGGAACAAGGTAGTAATGGTACGGAATGTTTTTGAGCGCCTTGCCGCCTTCGGAAACCAGGAGTATGGAGCCGAACAGGATCAAAAGGGTGCCCAGGCCCACCCCCCAGCTGAGGTCCTCTCCTAGGAAATACACTGCCATGATTGCGGACCAAATCAGGCTGGTTTGGATGATTACGGCGCCCCTGGCCAGCCCAACGAGGTTGATGGAAATGAAGCTCATATAGCGGGCGATGAGAGAGCTCGTGAATCCCACGGCTGCGAACCAGAGAACCCCCCTGAGCGGCCAGTTTTCC
The window above is part of the Nitrospinaceae bacterium genome. Proteins encoded here:
- a CDS encoding DMT family transporter → MLELLDPNTLALIGALFIASARTLYRGALNTLSPSATTLMSLLVTAAFSWGYYFLTGRVENWPLRGVLWFAAVGFTSSLIARYMSFISINLVGLARGAVIIQTSLIWSAIMAVYFLGEDLSWGVGLGTLLILFGSILLVSEGGKALKNIPYHYYLVPASVALCLALAHFFLKLGFFWLPSASVGMVVSTSTALVLILAFLPFTKEGIPRSWELRPTIFVMLGGATNAMAGVLFLSAIKTGKLVEVIPINRLSVLLIIFFSWLFFRKQEVISRRVIFGGILSVMGAWIIVSI